The window AGGCTGTAGCTGAGAGCACTCAGGATGAGTGGGGCTGGAGAGCACACTGACATCCTGTCAGTGGAAGATGTGGTCAGAGACCGATGGAAAGTGGTAAGAGAAGTCACAAAATCGtgttttaataaacaaatgGCCCAATGAATTTCTACACAATCATACATGCGTGTATGTGTTGAATATCCTCTTCTTTACAGACAAGGAAGATAGGTGGAGGCGGGTTTGGGGAGATCTATGAGGTTTTAGATCAGTTGAGTCAGGCCACTGTTGCCTTAAAGGTGGAGTCTGCACAACAACCCAAACAGGTGCTGAAGATGGAAGTGGCTGTTCTGAAGAAGCTTCAGGGTGAGTATTGCTATCCCATCAACACTGACAGAGTAACTGATATTTATTAGAGAATTACTACGTAACACAGTTTCCTCCAAGAATTCATTTTGCCAGGGTGGTAACCCCTCACATCAAGATGTATTTGAATCAAGTTCGTAGATGTTGGCCTAATAATAACGAAACCTTCTGAACACATGTCATTTTCTCTACAATACTTCTGTGCTCTTTGTAAACAAGAgttactgatttatttaataaattaattgatttttttatataagcTGCAGTGGTTTATAGTTCAGTCACCATGAAGCACAGCAGGAAACCCTGCTGCATCAGAATCACATTAAGTGAATAAAGAAGTGTTTATAGTATGTGTTATAGACTTAATGTCCTACCTAATGCTGAATTATTGCAACAGTAATTTTAATATATCACACAATCAGCATTTGCTACATATTTATACCTATTGTTTGTGTCTGGAGCAGTATCAGTAATATAAATGCTGAGAAATATAATCATATGGGGATTGCAGACTTTATCTATTAGACTTTAtctataaaaagtaaaagtaaagcaAAGACAGCAGGGTTCAGGCTTTACCTATAGATCCACATttatgtatactgtatatttctttgACAGGTAAAGACCATGTATGCCGCTTTGTGGGCTGTGGCCGAAATGATCGATTCAACTACGTAGTGATGGAACTTCAGGTAGGATTTCAACTAGTCAATATTAGTCAAGTATTTTGTTTGCTGACTGCAGATTTAAAATCCCTCTGCATCATAAACCTGACATGCTGAACCTTGATTTGACGTCTTAAGGGGAGAAATCTGGCAGATTTGCGCAGAACCATGACCCGCGGCACCTTCTCCGTCTCCACAACTTTGAGACTTGGCAAGCAGATTTTGGAGGCCATTGAAAGCATCCACTCCGTGGGCTTCCTGCACCGTGACATTAAACCTGTGAGTTGACCTCAACCCCTGGATGTTGCGTAAATATAAATTTGTATGACATTcagtttacagtttaatttCAACTTGCTTGTGGTTATCTGTGTTGATAAACTTGTAGTCAAACTTTGCGATGGGAAGACTAGCCAGTACCTGCAGATGCTGCTATATGCTTGATTTCGGCTTGGCCCGTCAGTTCACCAACTCCAGCCAGGAAGTCCGTCCAGTAAGTGCCCCGTGTCAGCTTCTTTAAAGCAGTGTTTTGGCTTTTAAATCAAAGATCTCACAAGTTAACTTTCCTCTGAGAAGCTGTGTGAAAGCAAAATCTTTCAACTCTCTGTTGCATGCCGACACAAAAAAGTGTAATTAGTGAGTTAAtccaaaagaaattaaaatgagatATTTAATGATACAACCTACTCTCACAGTACTGGAGAGTCACTGTTGGATGGTGAGAAGACAAAAACACTAAGTTAAagtcacacaaatgtccactttttaCATCAGATTCATGTGACAACTTTCACATGACATCTTTGTGACCTTAATGACCCTCCTGTGACATCAGTGTTAGACCATCCCAAAGAGGTGCAGACACCTGGGAatgggaaatgtgtttttatagatACCTTTGAATGTAATTTAGGACATATGAACTTAATGTAAAGGACAAACATTGTGTgatttgtgtttcagtttttttatattatatcttTATTATATCATTTCTCTATTCTCCCTCAGCCTCGTCCTGTGGCTGGCTTCAGAGGAACTGTGCGATATGCCTCAATCAATGCTCATAAAAATAAGGTGAAAAATTCTGCCGTACAGTCTCTTTCTTTATTCTTAACAATTTTACCCTTGAAATTACTCACATTTTTGTATCTTGATCTGTAGGAAATGGGCCGTCACGACGACCTGTGGTCCCTCTTTTATATGCTGGTTGAATTCACGGTTGGTCAGCTGCCCTGGAGGAAAATCAAAGACAAAGTACGTATTAGTCAGTATGAAATTATAATTCACAGCACATGTCCATTCTAAAAcctatttttctcctctctgctctcaggAACAAGTAGGAAATCTAAAAGAGACATACGACCACCGACTCATGCTTAAGCACCTTCCCTCAGAGTTTAGTACTTTCCTGGATCATATCTTGACCTTGGACTACTTCACTAAGCCAGACTATCAGGTCAGACATCTCTTGTTTGGCATATTTTGCACACACTGTTTATTTCCCTCCAGCTGTCACACGCTGACGCCTGTGGTTTCTCTCTGACAGCTCCTGATGTCAGTGTTTGAGAATGCTATGAAGAGCCACAACGTGCTGGAGAATGACCCTTATGACTGGGAGAAATGTGATTCGGAGGATATGCTGACCATCACTGCCGCTGCAACCACTGCTCAGCAGCTCACTCGCCTCACACCAGCATACTTGGGGTATTAAGCTTTTAAAAGCTATTGACATAAAGACATTTATTCTATGCATTGGTTCTCACTGCAGTCTCCTATGTGCTAACTTCCTTCACACTCTGTTGGATATGTGTTAAAATATACAGCTGCAGCTTTATTTAGAACCAAAATGTGCACTGTCAGAGATCCCTGAGAAATTGCTGTTCTAAATTGTGCTTTGGAAATGAGCTGCAGGGTGACCTTCCCTCTCCTCCACAGCATGGCCAATGCTTCAGTGCTGCCAGGCGAGCTGCAGAGGGAGAACACTGAGGATGTCCTGCAAGGGGAGCGCCTCAGTGATGCAGACAACTGTCCCCCCATCCCCACACCAACCACCCCCGGTGGAGACGTATGGGAAGAGATGGACCGCAACCGAAACCATAAACATTCCCAGCCGATGATCAGGAAGGTCAGGGTAACGTAGTTTCATCTAAATACTTAGTAGAACGTTCTTACCTGCTGCTGAAATATTActcttaaagggatatttcaccgATTTTCAACCTGCTTtctatcaaaacaatgtgggtagtatgtgtagatgaaccgTGGTAAACTTGAATCCATCTAACTGGTGCCTTGACATCCCTACTCCCCCCACAGCGAAATTCCTCCAAATTGTGTAAAATACGTAATTTGGAGGTGTTTCGTCAGCTCTCGGGCTGTTGTTCGAACTACAGGCTTTACTTCTGTGTTTTCGGCCATCTGTGCTGCCAACAGCGCGGACCAAGAGTATACTGCTGATCAAGAGCGATAcctgcccctctctctttctctcaaactcGGACCAAAATCTGATGAAACGGCAAAACTAGGCAGAACATCgaacataaatcaagattattaTACTGCACCGCCGAATGCTTTTCTAgcatgtttccagaaacatatttaaatgttctgtttagctgtaataagtgagagtttgtgaacaggaaatGGGCatcatactgcttcctgcacagtgaaaatggaggcaGAATATTCGGTAAATCTAAGCGGCGCTGATATAAAGATTCAGTAACTGAGTTACATATTTCTagtctcaaatgttttcagaaacatgtttaagcTTAACGTTAACTGTAATATGCGATCGCCGTCCGCCACGGTTTCAGACGGACCAGCccacattatgtcacccaccagcgggagcATCTTGTAAGGCgtgatgcattctggtagttgtagctTTTTtatctcttgagcaaaagtgtcctttttctatgtttctctggtcatgtagcaccagtttcaaaagtatttgcgtctttctatTGCAGagacggcctagttttatgtgaggactctttatattggtgaaatacttctttaagtaaTCTCATCCTGTGCACTGAGATGCATAGGTTAGCTGCAGTGCAGTAGATGTTGTGCAAAAAACTCCTCCCAAGACTAGAGTGACTTTGCCGAGAGATATGATAATTGCTAAGACCCACGAACCTCAATTACTTCATCCGCTCCTCCTAAGTTTAAACAGAAACCCACTGCTGACTGCCTTCCTATTTAAAGAAAAGGATATCTTGCTACAGCTTCTCTCTGGGGATACAAATgcagtgtttcagtttttgaGACACTTTGTCGTTTATTCTTCTCAGGTGGTGAGTGAGGATGAACACAGTCAGAACCAGGGGAACCAGAGCCCCAACACCGGCTCCATGCAGAGTTCTCCGAGACGGGTGCGATCAGAGACAATGTTCCTGGATCGGGCTGCACCACTGCTCCGGAGGATGAGACACAGTCAGAGCTTGGCATTTGAAAAGAGGCTTGCACCGGAACCAAAGCCCACCATCGAACGCTTCCTTGAGGCCTAGTTAGTACTCAAATACACATTAAATCGCAATACTGTGAGagtgtgcaaaaataaatggTCAAATGGACAGAAACTCACCATAACATTTCAAATATCTTGTTTCAGCTTGGGCAAACAGCGTCCAGTCCTTTCTCAAGTCGGAGAGAAATCCATACCTGAGAGGGGACCAGGGACGCCTTCCTGCAACGAGGAACACTCTGGCACAGCGACCCCTGACCAAGAGGAGGGCGCAGCGAGCAGTGGTTTTGTGGCTGTGAACCTCAGCCCCGTGCCCCAAGAGGGTGACTCTCAGGAGTGGGTGATGCTGGAGTTAGAGCAAGGCAGCGGTTCTGGAGCCACCAAGCCTCCAGGCGAGGCCCCTCATGAGGACAAGCCTGGGACGCCTGCTGAGGCTGAGAACCCATTGTCTGAGCAACAGGATGGCCAGTCTGCAGCAGTGCCGAGCAGTCCTGTCCTGTCGCAGATGTCCATGCCCGGCACATGGTTACTGGGCCACAGGAGACTGCCGGGGATGCTGGGACAGATGCCCTCTGTCATGATGGGAAGACCCCAGATGGACCAGGTAGGGTTGACCAGGCATTCAGAGGTAGTTGTATGCCAGATGGCAAACCAATCCCAACTCAAGCTCTGCTTACTCACGTGTTCTGGAGCTTTTGCCCCCCCCCAATCCAATGTTTTGTCAGTTAAATCTAATTTTCaatcaacattttgattagttaTAAAAGGTTGGTGACAAGACAGCCCATGCATTATTCATGACATTATACAAACTATGAGGTctgcaataaatataaaataaaagacaacgGGAACTTGACACAAACAGGCCCTGGTTCAAGCCTAAGGGAATTTTGCGAAAGTACAAATCCGTCTAGGTGGGCCGGGTCCAATAAGGTTCTGGCAGAGAATCAAGGCTGTACATATTGCTGCTTGAATTTGTGCTCAGTTGCCATGGAAATGTAGATGTCCAAACTTTTCATGACTCTGAGCACCTCTATGTCTTAGATATACTTAGGACTTATGtatattctttaaatatttattaaacatgCTCTtgcaaatatctgttttttgaacaactttttagattaaaaattagattttaaaaatctgatggaatttttaaaatcattcaaatattttgtcttaaaactTTTCAAGGTCAGACCCTCTAACAATCATTAAACTCTTTACAGTCCTCCAGCTGTGGGCTACAGTCCCCTGTACATGAGAGGAGTGATGCAATACCACTAGAGGCACCATCTGGTGAATCTGAAAAACTCCCAGAGGAAATCTTAAAAGATGAAGAGAGGCTGGAGTTAGCTCCAGTGCCAGGCTCAGCCAAAGGCCCCACTGCTAATCTGACGAACGACAGAGACCCTGAGAGTGACTCTGGTCTGCCCGACCGCTCCTCCGAGCCCAATCAGCAGCCTCAAGCAGACACAGCAGGAGGCGCTATGGAGAGCACCGTcactgtctcctcctctccacccccAGCTCTGCTCAGGAGAAGAGACTCTCCCTCATCCCCAAGATTGAGTCGAATCCCAGTACGAGACCCCAGCAACCCCCTGGACTCTCCCAGCAGGGACCTCAACATAGAGAGGCGTCATCGCTGGAGCAGTCCGGTCCCCGGCTCCCCCACCCACTCgccctctccatctctgtcctGTGACAACCTGCCTTGTGCTTTGCCAAGAGACAGGCTCCTTTCAGAGAGAGGCTCCAGGTCCGACTGTGCAGGAGAAgaccccctctctctgtcctcctcatcAGGTAGTAAAAGTAAGATCCCACGTCCTGTGAGTGCCACCTTTATACCCGAGCAACTCACTAGCAGGTTTCTGCCTCGACCACCTCCTGGGAAACCACCTATACGCCCGTGTGTCGACAACAGGTAAGACGCCATGAAGGTGTTCTAAACTAATCCACATTAAGTTCATTTGCCACTTTTGTTAGATGATAAATATTGAAAGTTAGAATCCTTTAAGGTGACCTATTATTATGCTTGTAtgccttttttctgtctatatatatagatatatatattacaatgtAGCATAAtggcataattttaaatataaaattattataattctaaatatatttttctggaattttgtttttattttgggaattttttgggaatacttttttaaaacaaatttttaggcaagattttttgcaaattgtgggaaatttcttgccaagttggccGATGTGTTTTTCCcaccaatgtttttaaaagacattgaaCCAATATGCTTAGTTTTCATAGGGTTATACGTATgtcttgtaaaaggtgtctgaatgcagcacaagaaaaccaatgtcgatccaggttttttggggttaaacagcttttaatatgtcataattaaaatcataattttgtGCAGTaacacttttctggtcattactTGATGTCATAACTTGGGACCAAAGGGGGAGATATGTGGTTAGATGCTGACTTTGCGAAATTAATCTTTAGTGCCCACCATGAAATTGTGCtaattgtatagatcttctgtgttgcTAGGGGATGATGTGTTTTAATTATCCACATTTTAGAAATGGT is drawn from Plectropomus leopardus isolate mb chromosome 16, YSFRI_Pleo_2.0, whole genome shotgun sequence and contains these coding sequences:
- the ttbk2b gene encoding tau-tubulin kinase 2b isoform X2; translation: MSGAGEHTDILSVEDVVRDRWKVTRKIGGGGFGEIYEVLDQLSQATVALKVESAQQPKQVLKMEVAVLKKLQGKDHVCRFVGCGRNDRFNYVVMELQGRNLADLRRTMTRGTFSVSTTLRLGKQILEAIESIHSVGFLHRDIKPSNFAMGRLASTCRCCYMLDFGLARQFTNSSQEVRPPRPVAGFRGTVRYASINAHKNKEMGRHDDLWSLFYMLVEFTVGQLPWRKIKDKEQVGNLKETYDHRLMLKHLPSEFSTFLDHILTLDYFTKPDYQLLMSVFENAMKSHNVLENDPYDWEKCDSEDMLTITAAATTAQQLTRLTPAYLGMANASVLPGELQRENTEDVLQGERLSDADNCPPIPTPTTPGGDVWEEMDRNRNHKHSQPMIRKVVSEDEHSQNQGNQSPNTGSMQSSPRRVRSETMFLDRAAPLLRRMRHSQSLAFEKRLAPEPKPTIERFLEAYLGKQRPVLSQVGEKSIPERGPGTPSCNEEHSGTATPDQEEGAASSGFVAVNLSPVPQEGDSQEWVMLELEQGSGSGATKPPGEAPHEDKPGTPAEAENPLSEQQDGQSAAVPSSPVLSQMSMPGTWLLGHRRLPGMLGQMPSVMMGRPQMDQSSSCGLQSPVHERSDAIPLEAPSGESEKLPEEILKDEERLELAPVPGSAKGPTANLTNDRDPESDSGLPDRSSEPNQQPQADTAGGAMESTVTVSSSPPPALLRRRDSPSSPRLSRIPVRDPSNPLDSPSRDLNIERRHRWSSPVPGSPTHSPSPSLSCDNLPCALPRDRLLSERGSRSDCAGEDPLSLSSSSGSKSKIPRPVSATFIPEQLTSRFLPRPPPGKPPIRPCVDNRRRRLRVRASSTSDADFLASLTQLMQDRSGMLFSPPPRPRSSSSSLQRSLSSSPSRQELREGGALQGRSRSPSSFSSSPPPRHPHDRSGGQGQWGHSSRGRGLIYEGKGSSKVSR
- the ttbk2b gene encoding tau-tubulin kinase 2b isoform X1; this translates as MSGAGEHTDILSVEDVVRDRWKVTRKIGGGGFGEIYEVLDQLSQATVALKVESAQQPKQVLKMEVAVLKKLQGKDHVCRFVGCGRNDRFNYVVMELQGRNLADLRRTMTRGTFSVSTTLRLGKQILEAIESIHSVGFLHRDIKPSNFAMGRLASTCRCCYMLDFGLARQFTNSSQEVRPPRPVAGFRGTVRYASINAHKNKEMGRHDDLWSLFYMLVEFTVGQLPWRKIKDKEQVGNLKETYDHRLMLKHLPSEFSTFLDHILTLDYFTKPDYQLLMSVFENAMKSHNVLENDPYDWEKCDSEDMLTITAAATTAQQLTRLTPAYLGMANASVLPGELQRENTEDVLQGERLSDADNCPPIPTPTTPGGDVWEEMDRNRNHKHSQPMIRKVRVVSEDEHSQNQGNQSPNTGSMQSSPRRVRSETMFLDRAAPLLRRMRHSQSLAFEKRLAPEPKPTIERFLEAYLGKQRPVLSQVGEKSIPERGPGTPSCNEEHSGTATPDQEEGAASSGFVAVNLSPVPQEGDSQEWVMLELEQGSGSGATKPPGEAPHEDKPGTPAEAENPLSEQQDGQSAAVPSSPVLSQMSMPGTWLLGHRRLPGMLGQMPSVMMGRPQMDQSSSCGLQSPVHERSDAIPLEAPSGESEKLPEEILKDEERLELAPVPGSAKGPTANLTNDRDPESDSGLPDRSSEPNQQPQADTAGGAMESTVTVSSSPPPALLRRRDSPSSPRLSRIPVRDPSNPLDSPSRDLNIERRHRWSSPVPGSPTHSPSPSLSCDNLPCALPRDRLLSERGSRSDCAGEDPLSLSSSSGSKSKIPRPVSATFIPEQLTSRFLPRPPPGKPPIRPCVDNRRRRLRVRASSTSDADFLASLTQLMQDRSGMLFSPPPRPRSSSSSLQRSLSSSPSRQELREGGALQGRSRSPSSFSSSPPPRHPHDRSGGQGQWGHSSRGRGLIYEGKGSSKVSR